Part of the Vigna angularis cultivar LongXiaoDou No.4 chromosome 1, ASM1680809v1, whole genome shotgun sequence genome, TAACCATGGTTGCTGAAGGAAGCCTGTATAAGAAGATGGTGCCTGTGCTTCCATGGCACCCAGTGTATCACCATGGTAAGATCTCTGAAGTGCAAGGACCTGAAATAATGAAATCCACAAGTATTAAGTTACATGTGAATTTCAAAGGAAGAAAtgcaattaaataaaaaggattaaatattttacatgtttGAAGAATGTAAAGTTACACAAACAACTacatgaaaaacaaagtttaaattCTAACAAGTGCCATTACGGGATTGGTTAAGGAATCAAAAGTGGAAAATTATTTATGGAAAGTGTCACTAGCATGACTTTCTATTTGTTTAATTCCTTAACCAATTCCTTTAGGATGTTTGTTAGCAGAACCCTGTTACAGAAAACGAATTCGTAGGTTTATAGTTTAGGAATAAATAACCACTTGACTAATTAACAACGTAGGAAAAGTGGTGAAAAAGAAACTGCCTAATAACTTAATCAACAACTTGAACAGTTAGCTGTTCTTGAAATACAAATGTTCTTTTTGCAtcttccataaaaaaataataaagaaaatcaaTGCATATTATCCTCCTCCAAAAAGGTAACACATAAAACAAGATTTTGAAAACACAGAGGGAATGcggtaaaattttgaaaacaagaCCTTTTACTCAAAGTACTTATAGAAAAATGCATAATAAAAATTGCTAGATATGTTGCATATCCTAGCTGTACTGTCCAAACTTCTGACACTTCGTGCATACAatacaaaatattcaataaaaattgaaacagTCCTGACAACATTGTGGTTTTTGCTTTCTAGCAGTTACTTTGCTTTACCcaagaataaaaaagatttGACTGATATTAATTGCCAATATGCCCCCACCCCCGCCAGCCTTTCTACTTTGAACAGCAAATTATAGCATTAGTTTTACAGAATTCAATCTTCATAAGTCAAAATTGAACATTATAcacaaagagaaaaagaatatcACAGATTGATTAAAAGGACTGAGGGAGCTAACCATAAGCTCAGTGGGCCTTTCATTTGTGGTATCCTCATGACAATCCACAATAATCCCATGATCAACAGAAAATTTACGAAATGCCATCTTGAGAGCTATTTCAATTGCTGTAGATCCATTGTCCGAAAAATATGTTCGTGAAGCCCAGCCTGCACGACAAATGAGTCAGCAACTGTACAGAGAACTGAAAGCTACTTATCCGTGGATAACAATGACCATTGGCAAACATCTCTAAAAATCAGTGTTATCAAACTGAAACGTATATTTTTAACTAAAGTATCAAATAGCACTGAGATCAGAATTCAGATATGTTAAATACAATACTACAAATAGCCAGTAGgaaatttttattagtttttatgaGAATTTAGGCTTAAGTCCTAACTCAATCCAATAAAACcaacttttaaataaagaatTGCTCAAGCCTTATAAGGCTTACATTGGTCACATATAGactctagtcaatgtgagatCCTAGCATGACCACTCATCCTGAACAGAACTGGACATTTCAAGTGTGGATAAATACAAGCAGTCCAATAACAATACCCCTTCATGGCTAGTAGTATTCATCTAGAgcataaacaaaacaaatataggTTTCCCAATAACAAATAGGCTTTGATCATATATTAGAGTTTGGGATTAGGGTTTAATTTAACCACATAAAACCAGATTTTAAAATGAGGCCAACTCTGACCTTATAAGAACTGCATGGATCATATTTCTTGTTGATGTAGAATTTTGATAGTTTAATACACACGTGCATATAATgtgaaattaataaaagaacatACTAACCTTTCCCCACGCCTTGAAGCAAGAGTTCAGCACAATTTAAGGCTGGCTCATGAACATTCTCAGGGAACATTACATGCCCAAATCTAGCAGCAGTATACCCCATTTCCCTAGCAAGCTCAGCCTGAAATCACCTAAATGGAAAGATGGCATTAAAGCAAAACTAGGTATGATAGCTTGAAGGGGCGTAAGTTTAAATATGCCAAACACGATTGGTATCAAATAACAATATGCTAAATTGTATAGTAGCTCCATGTCAAGAAGATTCTTTAACACTAAAAGTTATTCAAGTCTGCTTTTTATTTGGGTTTCGAATTGACTATGCAAAGTCCAGAGCCTTGAGGAATTAGAATTCAAAAAGATTGAGAGAACACTTTTTCATAAGCATAAATATTCAACAGTAAAAGACAGGAAGAACAGTGTCAGAGGCAGAATTGTTTTAGAATGGTGACCAATAGGGTGCCAAAAAGTACTTTTAcatacaaaatttaagaaaaaaaaattaaaacttttggGGCTGACCATGGCATCCCCAATCGCCCAGCTGGGCTTCGGGAAGAATGGGATATGTAAGTAAATGTAGTGCTGTCCCTGGGACATGCATTTGATATTACTAGTTTGATTAACAGAACTAATAACTTAAAAAAGTTATGAGAATGACCTGCATTATAGCATCAGGTCCTTGAGTCCACCAACTAGCACATGCATCAAATTGTGGTGCTATGACTTCTGTCTTCTGAACCTTACAAAAAATATCGTGATGTCAAATCTAGGTATCAtcaatatgttaaaaaaaaggaaGTAATCCCAAAAAATTATTCCAAAGTAAGCAATAAGGTTGTTTGGATAAGTGTTTCTAAAAACACttataagagaagaaaaaatttaaaaaaaaaatgaaataagtttTTCTATAAGCTAAAATAAGCTTATGCATCACAAGTTAATTTGTTTTCTCACATGTATAagctaattttagtttatataaacTTAGTTCACGTTTCCTTCTCATATTTGTTTTTCCTTACAATTATTCATGAAGAAGTTTATCCAAACAGATCTAGATGCAGTAAGTTAAGCTCAACAAAGTGCATCAACCCACTAAAGTTTGTATTGCAAAGCTTAACAaatcaaaaaattaataatataaataaagatttcACAGAAACAAACCTTGAAGATAGAAAAATTCTCACCACAGCGTGAATCAATTACTGTGACCCCTCCATCAGGAACAAGTTGGTGTTGAGTGAAAGGCCACCAGATGATATCCCTTGCTTCTCTTGGCATGTCTTGCAGCTTTTTAATTCTCTCAAAATAAGCTGATAGCATTATTTCCTTAAGATTACTAAATATATGATGAGAATTTTCAAACCATTCAATCAAGTCATTTGATAGATCTCTTGGAATGGGTGGTAGCACTAGGACAGGGACCCTGAATGAAGAAGGCAACAGTTGTATATAGAGCAACAATAATACCGCAAAATGGcagaaaaatcaataaaaaaaacaactgaTTAAGTTAAATAGTAAATACAACTACCAAGGAGTATGCAAATAAAATTTAGACGGTGGGCTGGCCTTTCTATAAAGCTCAATACAGAGCAGAAAATTCCAGTTTCAAACCCATATTTAGCGACCTATTGGCAGAATGATTCTGTATTGGAACTTGAAAGCCTCAAACCCACATTAGCGCAGGTGATAGGTTGTTACTTTTGTAAAGAATATTATTCTGAAATATAACTGAATATTGATTTTACCAAATTATGACCACCAACATTATTCAAGAAACACATGCAGTTTAAGTTAATTCTATTGAAAATACAATCTAATGTTCTACCCGTTGGTAAAGTTGTGTAAATTGTccaaacaatattttagtgGTGCTCGTTCAATATCTACCACAAATGAactaaagttaaatataaataaggcTGAAACCATTCAGCATGCTTGAGGCCATTAATGCATTCACCAAAAAACCCTAACCATTTTCTTGTTTAACCAACTAAATTACATCCATTTCCTTTCTTGTAGAGACTGATTTGTTTAACTAATTTCCAACACATGGCTTTACCTTTGCTGAAGACTAGTCTGCTCAATAAGAAATTAGTgcttaaaaaatgtttttaaaaatcaaGATCGAGTGCTCACTGCTCAGTGCTTAACCTTCTCAATCTAAATTTTGCAGTTTTACAAAAACAAGCTGGGAAAGAGGAAGAGCAACAAAAATTCTCTGGTTTTCGAGTTACAATAGAAAGGGAATGTAATTACAATAATCAGGCTTACTTGTTTCGCATATAAGACATCAGTGGACCCTCATTTAGAAGACCATGATCTTCgaaagcaacagcaacaacatcATAACCTCGAAGAGTCAAGCTTTCATAAGCTGAGATTGTTCCAGAAATACCTCCTAGCCGCCCATCCCCAACAAGAACTGCAGGAATACGGAATGGCCTGACAGGAAATGAAAgaacaaacatatttaaccaaaaGATAATAAGAacagcatatatatatatatatatatatatatatatatatatatatatatatatatatatatatatatatatatatatatatatatatatatatatataatctaacgATGCATACAACATATTTACTTGTTATCCACAGAATTCATGTGACTAAGCTCCTACTAAGAGTAGTAGCAAGGATCAAACAGTGCATGAATtgttatcattaaaattaaatgcgACCTTAACCTGCAATTGTAATTACCAAACCTAACAAAATCTGAGCCACTTAGATACACATCTACTCATATAAATTAGAATACAAAACTTGCATGACGAGACTCTCGTTTTCTCTAGTCTCAGAGTCCAAAACTATCCAGAGcttttatcttttctctttgaaataGTATTTTCACACTATCTCCACAACTAAAAGAATCTCTCTCAACCATCTCAAACtactatctttttatttttgtatattatatacTAAATCATCTTAACAATCCAGTTATTATATACTAAACCACCTTTTATCTTTACTTCAAAAAAAGTTTTTCTTAGAAAGTGgactttaaatttaacctaaccttagaaaaataatttaaagtccTCTTTCTAAAATGAGATTGGAACATATCAAAACCTATTTTGGAGAGATTTGTTGTATCTATCCAGTGATCCACTATTGGGACCCTTCTATTCCAACACTAGATGTCTTCTATGAGAGGGACTATGTTGGACCTCACGTTGACTAGAGATATACCGAAACTATACTATATAGATGGTGTAAATCTCACCTTATTAAACTAATATTGTAAAATtcaggcttaaagtccactttctAATATTTATCAAGGTTTATTAGGCCTCCACCACACACTTCCTACAAATATTTAGTCTCAAGTATCTAAAATTTGATTAACAGTTATCACTGTAAACTGATTGTATAACCATTAAActcttcaaaatatttattaattatgaattttattcatataaacGTATGCAATAATCAACCTGCTAAAACACTagtggtaaataaaatttacccTGAAAATTGAATCCGCACAGGATTTTCTCAAGATTAAACCACGCACCTATACAAGTCACATTGAAGTGTCCCAGAAGGACCTGGACTGGCAACTCCACCAGCTGTCTCCACCACGCACAGAACATCCGATCTCTCCCTACCAGCCCCGCGTTCCACTACCTCCTCGAAACACTCGCCCAGAGTTTCCAACACAACCGAGTCTTTTACAGCTAAACCCTCCCTCTCCGCGGCCAAGTGTGGCGACACGGCCTCTTCCCACGCGTACAGAGTCTTGCAATGCAGTTCCGAGGGGCCACGTCCTTCCTCTCCGACGAGCGGATTTGTCTCCAGTACGGCGGGGGAGACGTTGAGAACACGGTGCGAGGTGGAGAGATGGACGCTAGGGTTGCGGAGGACGGAGAGTTGGCGGAGCTTGTTGAGGACGAAGCGGGAGTCTGAGTCGGCGGGGAAGCCGGTTTGGAGGGGCTTGAGGTAATGGAATTGGGAGGAAGTGGTGGCGGAGGAGAGGAGGGAGGCGGCAGCGATGCCGGCGGAGACTAGGGTTTTGCCGACGCCGGTATTGGAGCCCCAAATGAGATATATCGGGTGGGAtagagggagggagggaggacGCGAGGGGGTGGTGGAGAGTTTGCGGCGGTGAAGGCGGCAGTAGAGAAGCCCGGAGGGGAAACGGAACATAGCTTTTGGAGGGTGGAGAGTGAACGGTAAGAGGGTCACTGTCAGAGTAGCGAAGTGGGAAGGAGGGAAGAAAAGGAGGGAAATGAAGATGAGTCACTGTTTGAACAAGTTGGAATGTCAACAAAAACTAACTACTCCTAACAAACCGTTAAATTTGGGTTTATAAGCATTTGTCCGGGTCTTGATTACTCCATGAAAGATACTACTCTATGCTATACACTGAAACATATTTATCTACTTTCGGTTGGGAGCAAACAGAAAAACAGGTGTTataaaatagaaagggaaactACAACAAACATTAATAAAAGCCTAAAATGTTTTAGGGTTTAAGTAGTCATAATATCTCAATTAGtagaaatatttcaaattagtttttttaatttttatagtcgtcaattttttaaaatttaatacaatttgGTCTTTTATATCAATATTGTATCAAAGGAGGAGATAggtctcattttattttcttttttaacatttatttcattttaaaaaagattatcaTATTCCacacatgatatatatatatatatatatatgacattgTTAGTGTTATGTAATAATAATTGTCACGCATAAATGTGAAATGTAAtgtaacttttatatttattattttgatttaattcagtcttaattatttaaaaataaaataattatatattttttaaaattaaagttaaattaaatttttatataaatattggaagaattaaaaaatatagtatttgAGTTGATgggtattttaaattaataagaccataaaaataatattaaaataattcgataatataaatagaattttataaatatgtctTGTTatctaaaacaattattatctttctaaaatattttctctagactttctcttccttctttctaAGTTTTCTAGTTCCAGATTATCTCATTGACAATCAAAATGTGCTTAATAAGATCTACAACTTCATCCGatcaatttctttaatatagtaaattagtttctattattttctttggtcgtatttgtttttcttttatgctaGCTctgtttgttttattattttatgtttcttatAGATAGAAATGTAATGATAATGTGAGGCTTGTTTAGTAACATCAATAAAGTTTGTATGAGGTTTTTTTTTGCATGAAGTTATGTATATTTTCAAGTATCGTTTAGAAAGAAATTTCAAGGAGGAAATTCTTAATGGTTGTTTCAAGTAGTAGTGTATGTATTATATAGAAGCTCACTTTTGGAGGTTTTTTGACACTTTAATGGTCatcaattctcaagtagagacgGGTCATGTGGCGAGAGTAGTATGAGGTCTTAGTTTGGGGGCCAATACCATTGGCAAAGGGCgttgattaataaattaatcttgtgtggtagcttCAGTTAAACAACTATTCTGTCACTACAAGTGTGCAACTAGTCATAACTCGACAATAACACATGTATATAGATATTTGAGTctatatgttatattatatttaggTATTGTGCTTaagttttaaagtaaaatataatatatgatagtTTCATGAATTccattttattcttttgatattAGCATACTCTTTTGTATTTGTCtatttgtgtgttttttttttcaatgatcaCTTTAAATGGTATGAACTTTGAGACGTCTTTCGAGTTGATCCAATGTGAGGTTGAGAGTGAAACAGTCTCATAATTAGATATTAACTATCCTAATGGTGTAAGTCTTCTTTTGTAGAAactttcatattttcttataattatgaTGTCTTGTAACACCTTATTCTAGTAGTTTTGTACTAGTAAAATAGAATGTTGCAAATActatattgatattattattaaaatgaaaatatatttataaattaatgttcactatattattaaatataataattaaatttatgtttgatttttctttgtctCACAGTGACTTGATTTTATTGTCCtacttattattaattaacacatcccattaaaaaaagtaataaaagtattcgaatcacaaaaaaaagtgataaataaataatgcactttgtaaatttatatttttatttaaatttatgaatctTTTATTagcaattttataaatttaaaagtatttttaagaagatcaaatttatttaaatttatattttacaataaactttatttaaatttagttttaaagttttaaatttatttgtattgttaCTTTATTACATCATACTCtactattgttttttatttaaagttatatttaaaataattaaatatcaatttataaaaaagaatctattaatataacatataataatttttatataaatgttaaaattggtttaaaaataattttagaagcatttaataaaaatgtcaaatttaacaaaattagagtataacatttatattaatattaaattttatttcaatatggaaaaaacaaaatttctcgatttaaaaaaaattgaatttaattaaaataataaatatagagattaaattgaatataagagAAGTGACGCTAATATGTGGTATTGATATTATGTAAACTTCATGTgtgaataatgtttttaaaactaaattaaaattagaaaaaaaaaataaagtaaccATAAAGTGATATCTAACATATATTTAACGTTAttaatataatactaataaaaaactaaattgtattgaattttataattatgaaattaaaaaaaattgaagaccaatttaaaatattttgataaaaattaaaagtaaataaacatttaaaccaagttttagttaaaaaaaaagaaaacatgtttgtCATGgccaaaaagaaaataatataaaatacggAAGAACTCACCAGGAATGAATTACAATGAATTTCTTCCTCGTAAATGCATAAATTCACAGTATTAAAGGTATTAGAAGGTTTCACTATCCAATTGTAATAGTGATTAGTATATCAAACTTGTATGTATATTTTTAGTAGAAGTGTAAttgttgttttaatatttacattcattttgCTTTTATAGAGCTATTTTTGTCTTAACATAGTTAAGTAATTGTAATAAGGTTTTCCATCATTTTTGAGATGCATAATTACCTGTTTCACacatatattacaaaattaaataaatgaaaaaaaaaatctctttctTACTGTTTTTTCTCAATGGTTTTTactttcatctttctttttctttttactttgtatggttgaaatattttttggatttttaacatatatttttaggcttaattaaatattaaattacatatataaactGTGTAAAGTGTGTAATCAGCTATTTAAAAACATCTGttctaaatgaaaaaaaagttgataATAAAAGTTACAGTAAAAGAAAGacttatgaaaatttattatgtattatttgaagtgaaataagatttttatttaaagtaaaataaaaatttcaatatattatttatagaagGACGTTAAtagatttattatatatttttttacaattcaactttttttttgttaatgaggaatttAATCATGGtatcaatatatttaataaatacatcttattttttattaaagtctCATGTTCGGGTAATCACAGATGTTCCAGGAACTCACAGATGATTGAATTTTGCTTGTGTAAAAAGTTGAAATAATTAGAggatttttgataaattaaaactactatacgcattattaaaaaaagttacaacattgttataaatttaaaatattatattaaattgttataaaataagtCGTTAAtgattttagtaaataaatcaaattgatttttaaattaaagaaattaaaaaaaaaaaaaacaaaagtttataagaaaaaaatgtgaaaaggtTATTTTAGACTGTTTCTTACCGCTGTCCAATCTGCGACCATACCGCGGAGGAGATTACTCGTAATCAGAACCAGTGATGATCCATGAATGCTGACAATCGATATTCGAAATATCTGACAAGGAAAGAAGGCAAATCAGAACAAAGATAAATAGAGACAAAGATAAAGCTATCTATAAATCCGGCACAAGAAGGGTTTCTTCCTAGACACAATATCTCCCCTTAGAAATGGCCGCTGCTTCCTCTCCCGACAAGCCTTCTCGTTCGGTATTCCTCGGCGTCGACGTTGGCACCGGCAGCGCTCGTGCAGGTTCGCTTCCACCACACACGTCGCGAATTTTTTTCTTGGAATTTTATGTTGAAATGAATTGTGAATTATAATGTTTTGACGCATTGGATGTTTGACGATGTTCTTTTCTCAACTTGCACGTTACTATCTGTTCAGTTGCTAAACAGTGACGGGTGGCTACTGAGGATGAAACTAGCAATAGGAGCAATGAGCACTTAAACCCTGTACTCTTATTGTCCTTTTCTTTAACGCGTCCACTTACTTGATTGAAATTTTGACAAAgtagaaaaaatgaaattagcttcttcataacttaaaataattagtttatgtaTGTAAGCTCTTTTATAACTAACTTCtcgaaattttaattttaggttATAGAGaaactcatttaattatttttctttctatttttctctcttaaaaagtatttatgaaAAAGCTTGTCCAGATCTCTAGAAGTGGGGTAGTTCTGTTACTTCAAATGGTCATTCAGTTCAGAACTTTTGATCATAAATAACTTAATCCTCATTTTATTGGTGTACAGCTCTATCGAGATTGGAACCCAGGATTCCATGCAAATTaaccattttcaatttttaattatttcttgttGGAAGTTACGTTCACGTAGATGACCTCACCGATCGGGCAGGGCTTTGGCTGTTGTTGTATTTTTGAAAGTTATATCACTCCTGCCTTTTCATTTTCCTGTTGTTTgcaactttcatatgattagcTACCAATTTACATGTTTACCTTCATCATTTGAATAAAAGTGGTAGCTTTTGTTAAGTCCGCCATGCTTATGTAGTTTTGTGCTGCAAGCATATGTGTATGGTAATAAACTATTAAGTCGTTTGATATGACAAGATAGTATAAATGACCCGGTCATTTTACTGGTGATGCTATTGCTAATACAGGTCTTTTTGACAAGAAAGGAAAGCTTCTTGGTTTGTCAAGCAGTCCGATTCAGATATGGAAAGATGGTGCCTTTGTTGAGGTAATTGTTTTTCGGAAAATAGACTCAGTCGATCCAATTACCTGAAGGCTGAAGCCAGTGTAATAGTAGTTGTTAAAAGAACTAGTGGCAAAACAAGTCACAGAAAATGGTACCGCTATGTTACCATGTTGAGAAGAGATAGAAAAGGATATAATGAATACCTTGTTTTGGGTACACACATGGGTTTTCTTATAGGTAATGAAAAAGATATACAATAGTTAGGGACAAAATCAATAtctaataatgataaatattagGTAAGATATTTCCCTATTAAATCATATCATATCTTCCTATTTAATGTAATCAGATCATATCTCTAACATAATCATTTCATATTTAACACTCCCCCTTTGGTTGGAGTATATGTAAATCATATGAGACAAACTTATTAcaaatatcatcaacataagaCCCCTTGAGAGACTTGGTAAATGTATTAGCCAGGTGGTTGCTGAAGCTGAGACAAAGTAATAACGATAAACCTAGTATATATTTTCCGGAACTGACCTATCTGTCAAGGTGACAAtcaatattcaataaatttcattctttcaatCATATATTTAACAGTAATCAATTACAGCCTTTGAAAGAAATAGCATGGCATATTTGCTTCATAAATATAGGACAGGAATTCTCTTCCCTACCTTGTTTAGTTGGTTGTGAAAATCTAAGGGAAAGTGCTCAAGGATTTGTTTACTCTTACTTATTGGCCAATTGCAAGGATGCTTATTAACAGTCCCAAATTTGTGTATCTGGTGTTCAGTGCTCTTGAGGCTATATTTTATACTAACGTTTCTGGATCACTTGAGTTTCACATTGGAACCTTGTTTCTCTAAGTTATAATCAACCGTATTCACCTTTCACTTAATTTCTATTAGAGGAGCTGCTTATATGTTATGTTGATTTTGGAAGTGGGGAAGAGATGATCTATAAGTTTACACTTAGTTCCTGTTGAATTGGATATGTATAGGTTGTTTCCACTTTCAAtgatttaatgtatatatattttataatgtagATTCATCTTTTTGTTCTAAACAGCAATCCTCTACAGATATATGGCTTGCGGTTTGTGCAGCTGTAAAAGCAGCTTGCTCTAAAGCTAAAGTTGCACCAACAGAAGTACAGGGTCTGGGATTTGCAGCTACCTGTTCTCTTGGTATGAtatagttttgaaattgttGCCCCCTCTCCCTTTTACAGAACGggttattttgtttaattttgaatgTAACACTGTTCATATATTACAACAGTTGCTGTGGATTCTGACAGCTCACCTGTTTCGGTTTCTTTGAGTGGTGATTCAAGAAGAAATGTTATTGTATGGATGGATCATAGAGCCGTGGAACAAGCTGAAAGGATCAATTCCTCTAAATCACCTGTATTGGAGTATTGTGGTGGAGCTGTTTCACCAGAAATGGAGCCTCCAAAGGTACTATCTGAACCAGTTCCATAATTTCACTACTGGTCACTGTACACAATATATGTCtagtaagttttattttaagcatTCTTTGGCTTACATGGTGTCTCgctgtaaaaaaaaattaactgcAGACTATGGGAATGAATGCATATTTGTTGATGGCAATGATTTCTGAAAGTGTTAAATGGAACTTCTGAAACTGGGATAGGTCCTTTGTATTCCACACTGGATT contains:
- the LOC108322165 gene encoding bifunctional dethiobiotin synthetase/7,8-diamino-pelargonic acid aminotransferase, mitochondrial isoform X2, which codes for MFRFPSGLLYCRLHRRKLSTTPSRPPSLPLSHPIYLIWGSNTGVGKTLVSAGIAAASLLSSATTSSQFHYLKPLQTGFPADSDSRFVLNKLRQLSVLRNPSVHLSTSHRVLNVSPAVLETNPLVGEEGRGPSELHCKTLYAWEEAVSPHLAAEREGLAVKDSVVLETLGECFEEVVERGAGRERSDVLCVVETAGGVASPGPSGTLQCDLYRPFRIPAVLVGDGRLGGISGTISAYESLTLRGYDVVAVAFEDHGLLNEGPLMSYMRNKVPVLVLPPIPRDLSNDLIEWFENSHHIFSNLKEIMLSAYFERIKKLQDMPREARDIIWWPFTQHQLVPDGGVTVIDSRCGENFSIFKKTEVIAPQFDACASWWTQGPDAIMQAELAREMGYTAARFGHVMFPENVHEPALNCAELLLQGVGKGWASRTYFSDNGSTAIEIALKMAFRKFSVDHGIIVDCHEDTTNERPTELMVLALQRSYHGDTLGAMEAQAPSSYTGFLQQPWYTGRGLFLDPPSVFMHNNTWNISIPEGYNWENLKGESIAFSSCDEVFHKGRDKSELATVYSSYISEVLSRFKGSKNVGALIMEPVIQGAGGMHMVDPLFQRVLVNECRSRKIPVIFDEVFTGFWRLGVETAAELIHCVPDIACFGKLLTGGIIPLAVTLATSAVFDSFIGDSKLKALLHGHSYSAHAMGCAAAVKSIQWFKDPCSNPNITSEGRLLRELWDDKMVRRISSHPAIQRVVTLGTLCAVELKAEGTSAGYGSLYARPLLEKLREDGIYMRPLGNVIYLLCGPCTSPEVCNKLLAKLHRQLDEFDGYKN
- the LOC108322165 gene encoding bifunctional dethiobiotin synthetase/7,8-diamino-pelargonic acid aminotransferase, mitochondrial isoform X1, which codes for MFRFPSGLLYCRLHRRKLSTTPSRPPSLPLSHPIYLIWGSNTGVGKTLVSAGIAAASLLSSATTSSQFHYLKPLQTGFPADSDSRFVLNKLRQLSVLRNPSVHLSTSHRVLNVSPAVLETNPLVGEEGRGPSELHCKTLYAWEEAVSPHLAAEREGLAVKDSVVLETLGECFEEVVERGAGRERSDVLCVVETAGGVASPGPSGTLQCDLYRPFRIPAVLVGDGRLGGISGTISAYESLTLRGYDVVAVAFEDHGLLNEGPLMSYMRNKVPVLVLPPIPRDLSNDLIEWFENSHHIFSNLKEIMLSAYFERIKKLQDMPREARDIIWWPFTQHQLVPDGGVTVIDSRCGENFSIFKVQKTEVIAPQFDACASWWTQGPDAIMQAELAREMGYTAARFGHVMFPENVHEPALNCAELLLQGVGKGWASRTYFSDNGSTAIEIALKMAFRKFSVDHGIIVDCHEDTTNERPTELMVLALQRSYHGDTLGAMEAQAPSSYTGFLQQPWYTGRGLFLDPPSVFMHNNTWNISIPEGYNWENLKGESIAFSSCDEVFHKGRDKSELATVYSSYISEVLSRFKGSKNVGALIMEPVIQGAGGMHMVDPLFQRVLVNECRSRKIPVIFDEVFTGFWRLGVETAAELIHCVPDIACFGKLLTGGIIPLAVTLATSAVFDSFIGDSKLKALLHGHSYSAHAMGCAAAVKSIQWFKDPCSNPNITSEGRLLRELWDDKMVRRISSHPAIQRVVTLGTLCAVELKAEGTSAGYGSLYARPLLEKLREDGIYMRPLGNVIYLLCGPCTSPEVCNKLLAKLHRQLDEFDGYKN